The Desulfovulcanus ferrireducens DNA segment AGGCGTACTAACTGCCCTCCTTGGTGGGCCGTTTTTTTGTCTGCTATTAGTTAAAAAGTTTAAGGCATAGAAAGTAGAAAGTTTATCCAGACATTAAAAATGATTGAAGTTAAAAATCTTAGCCTAGCCTACGGTAAGCAACGGGCCCTGCAGGATATAAGTTTCAAGATAAAACAGGGCCAGATGGTGGGCATTTTGGGGCCCAACGGGAGTGGCAAGTCCACTTTGCTTTCGTGTCTATGCGGGCTTTTAACTCCACAACATGGTCAGATACTTATTAAAGACCAGAAAATAGATGCTTTTAAGTCAAAAGATCTTGCCAAAATTTTAACCATATTACCCCAAGATAATCACCCACCACTGAGTATGTCCTGCTTCGAACTGGTCCTTACGGGCAGGTATCCATATCTTGGTCTTCTGGGTACGTATAGCTTTGAAGATAGGCAGAAAGCAGACCAGGCCATGCAGGATACAAAAACTTTTTCATTCAAACTAAGAA contains these protein-coding regions:
- a CDS encoding ABC transporter ATP-binding protein; the encoded protein is MIEVKNLSLAYGKQRALQDISFKIKQGQMVGILGPNGSGKSTLLSCLCGLLTPQHGQILIKDQKIDAFKSKDLAKILTILPQDNHPPLSMSCFELVLTGRYPYLGLLGTYSFEDRQKADQAMQDTKTFSFKLRMTAEVSGGELQRILLAKTIVQETEIIFLDEATANLDIAHKIEVFKLLKKLQASGKTIVVAIHDLNLAALFCPHLIFLKEGQLKFYGPTKEVFNQTNLEQVYATPTSIFRHPQTGAPQAVFHLP